The nucleotide window GAGTAGTTTGAAGCATGATATAATAAAACATCGTTACAAGACGAGGGCTCGTGCACACTCAAGGGCTTTGTTAAATGAACcgagtgtaaataaatataagtattcaTACAACAGCGCAGCAGGCGGGATCCAGGGTGAGGAGGGGGCTAAATTCAATAACGACTAGCACCAAATGGGTTCCTCTTATGGTATAAGAAGtattgatattttatacatatgactGGACACAAGAGCGATGAAAAACGGAGGTTATGTATTAGCTCCAGTCATTCATGAATGGTTTCGTTTGCAAGCTTGCGCATTCTATGGAAGGAACAGATTCGCAACAAAGAACAGTTCCGCCGCGACACACAGAAATGCAAAGAAGAAGAACGTTTGAGTATTTTCGATTGTATCAAAAGTAACATTGAAAATGTGTGGTTAAAACCCCTTCTTCCAAATTCTCTATTAGTCATATCCAATGCATTCCTTAACAAAACGTCGTTGaaaattagattttattatcACAGAGATTTCAAATGCATATCCACATTTCATGTAAAAACTGGTATAGATATTGAACCTAATAACCTCTAGTGGTCAAAACGCGTCTTGGAATGCAATCAGTAATTATAACATTACCAGTAAGCTCGTTAATGAATTCGTCGTCATGTCCATCAGCATGAACATTACACAAACCAGAATTATTCTTTGTAGAAAGATGTCATTCACTCAGAGAGTGTATTAAGGTACGGCAGAGCGTGACCAACGCGTTACATGCGGTGTTACGcctttatattttatcattagCGGCTCCAAGTTATTAATGTCTTCATTTTGATTATGAAAATAGGCCGGAAGTTTAGTATGCTGATGACGACGGCTGACGAATGAGGCTATCAAGTATTAAGTACCCAATGATACATTAGCAAGCATTCGACGTAATAATTGTGATTCATGCAGTTAACTGTTGTGTTCTCTATGTTCTGTTTGGCAATGTTTCcttattgctttttaattttaagtgaatGTGagaccatcatcctccgagccttgttccctactatgttggggtcggcttctaatTCTTATAATGTGAGAACATGCTagttaaattgaattattaagaAGTATTAGGTAACGTCAGGTACGAAAAGCATGTAATTAATTTTCCTGGTAGTTGATGCTATTTCCCTGCTTGTTTCCGAAAAGGCTTATATGATGAGGCTCTTGAACTTTAGGAACAAATGGTTAAAGCGAATAAAACTCAATGACATGCGACAGGCTATAGGTTATTTTGTATAGGTTCGCATATCCACTCATTTACAGATAATCATTCTCATTTtccaaaaagttaataataggTAATCTTATTTAAACTACTAAGTGTTAGCTTAACTGCAAATATTTGTTGTATTGATTAACTTTTCCAGGCAGTTAATTTTTGTGCCATATGgtatgaaattattttcctttatcaCTTTCCAGACCAAAACCAGTTCAGACGGCTACTACGTATTGTTTAAGTATACGAAAACTAACGTTAGtacaataattaagttaattaagctCTCATATTAATTGCAGGTTTTAATTACATAGTAGTTATTAAAAATTGCCTGTGTATGTGTGGTTAGTCTATGGTTTTCAAGCTTTCCTTTGCTTATGTCAAAGATCCTTTCACTACGTAGTGCGTCGTGTCGCCTACGCGTTACAAATCACAAACTATGGAAAAACCACGGAAAAAACCGCGACTATCTACTGTGTGATGATTTGAAATAATTCGAAGAATTTATTAGACCTAAAGTTCAAGACTCCTCATACAAgcacagtgttttgtttatatttttttagcattGTTAATTCAATAAGTAAGTAGATCTTAAGGACAAAAGCGCAATTAGTCAAATGGCTTCAGGAacgcaaagttatttggtgcTAACTGTAGAAACATAAATTTGATATACTCTTTAGATTGCATTTTTCCTTtgatcattttataatattttttataaacaaaaactaatattaCCATATAAGGGCTAAATAATGAGTTGATAACTAGAACCACACCCGTTACTTTTCCCCGTTATATTTCGATAACAATTGACTTGCAAgtgaaacaaaacaacaaaacattgAATTACCTTGCCGCTTTCTTTCTGGAAGTCGCAACCTCGGTTGTTGTAGGGCGAGTGGTCGAACACCAGCTGTAAGTTGGTGCCCGTGGCGGTGAACGCGATCTCCGTGTGACCTTCGCGGCAGCCGCTCTGGAACCGCATCTGGCGCTCCTCTGGGGGCCTGTCGCGGTACCCAGTGTACCTCACCTGTCAGGTGGAAATAACATGAAGTGGTTCAGAAACATAACGATGTATCAGGCAGAACTTTCACATATACACCTacttaatgaattatgaacctCTTTGCTGTATATATTTTACCAATggtaaaataattcataaaataaataagttgaaGGAAAACAATACAGTTGAAACAATTATGCTTTGTTTCCAAACGGAtgacttaattattttagtaattttccTGTTCACGAACGATTAAAATTGTTTcgattaacaataataattgcatTCTTATGTAATTccatattcaattaattttaaattaatataagtaggCTTAATTATACAATACATACCTCACTTTCTCTGCTCAGTCTTTTGAAGAGATCATCAGATTCGAATTTCGCTTTTTGGTCTGGAACTACCCGCGgcattttaaagataaaacgAGGTTTCGGCTGTTCGTACAGTCCAATAGAATCGAAAGGCAACATGCCTGCCAAAGCAGCGGGATCACTCATGGCGTGCATTACACGGATATTAGAAACGCACTAAAATATTGTTCACCATCACACCTAAGTTTCAACACAACAGCACTGAGTCAGCGACACCGATGATTCAAATGGGTGTTATTGCGCTATGGTCGAGCTCGTGCGACGCGACTACCTGCCACTGCGACATACGCTTACTGAATGCACGCTCCTCGCTCAAAGGTTCAGGGAGAATTTCCACTAGGGCGGAGTCTCTGGCTGGTGGGGAGCAGTGGGCCAATGACGGGGACAAGCGGCACCGCCCGACGCCTTCTCTACGGGCTTTCGGGAGCTTTCAAGCGAAAAGAGGGTTTTCCCCCTcgaaattgtacaaaataaatactgtaaacGACAAAACACATGAATTTATAATGATGGGCATTATCCTCTTTCGACGTTTGGagtgttttatgtatttgtatcaGATCCTTTGTAACGAGATAAATGTACGTTATATACAGTTTTATAAAAGGGGAGTAGGATCTCAGGATGCGATAGACTGTGAAACGTGATATTTTTGTATGCCTCGAAAGTAAGCTGCATATATTGGACGCCCAGTTGCCTAATTGTATTTCATCATGGCACACATTTCAATAAAAGGGGctcgtaagtaggtaccttactaattattattaacattcaCCGAAACTTTTGAAGCATTTGGCAGTTCAAATTTCTAACATTTACTGCTTTGAGTTTATATAAGTAGGATAGGAACAATCTACATAAGTTTTTTTAGACATTGTATAATTTCATTACGCTTCACATTGTACCTTAGTCCAGTGTACCTAAgtgtagaaaaaaaattgtgctcACTGAAATATGCAACATGACATATCTAATCAGCAATGGTAAGAAAGACTCTGGTTTTTATCTTAATTCACTTATAACTTTTTCTGCCAAATCTTATGCGCACTATTTTAACTGCCAAAAATAGAAAATGCGTCCATATAATAGACGCGAATGGCTACGCTAGGCGGTGCTacacgtaggtaggtatgatTTAGTAATCCCGAGGACGAAGCCAAGTGGAAgtagaagatacggaaagcggaacCCGTCACAAGATGGGATAAACGTTAAGAAGAAGAGGACGAAgccaaagtaaaataaacaacgcAGTTGCACAAgacttaaaaagtaaaaaaagctAAACTAAAACACCGCACTTAACAGATAATGCGGTAAATACAAAATCTTACTATACCCATGAAGTGGTGGATTGGACAAATATAGTGTCAATTAGTAGATATAAATCTGTAGATTTGGACAGAAGTGATACGTCTCAATGATCACAGACAGGCGAACCGTTTAATGTGTCTGTTTGGTAACAAAGGGCGGCGCGCCTTGTGAAATGTATCGAGTGCTGTTGAAAGCGTCCAAGTACGGCGCTCTATAATAATCGTTAAGTGTTGGAATTGTTGCTACTTTTTATGTTCGAACTGTTTTTGTTATCGCACTAGAGATTTGTATCATTGAACATTAGGAACATGAGCTAGATGACGACAACTGTAACTAAGATACATTAAACTAAAACTATGAATTCTTGTATGAACAAAAAAGAACAAATCGCGTTAGTTCAGTAAGAGGTTGTTTAGATTAATTTAGTCGGTATTGAAGACTCGCTCCATAAATCCTAtccatttaattaattgtattgcAACTTCATCGAATGAGATTTACCGATCTAGTAATGAGATGGTACCTACTTCGTGCTCAACATCAAAGACCACACTGATCTATAAATTGTTCCAATAAACGTACCAGAAATATTAGAATTCGTCACGTATCTCTTTATTGAGCACGAATGGCCACGTGGCGGGCGCGTCAACGTTTGATCTCTATGCAAGCTGTATTGCAAAGCTTTGACGAAACTCGTAACAACCCTCCCACGTGTCACTAAAATTCATTATGAGATTGTTATCGGTAttagcaatatttttatcatagtCTGTACAATATTTTCGGGGTCAAATGGGCGTTCCCCAGGGTTCTGTTTTAGGCCCTTTTCTATTTCTAGAGAATGTTTCAAACTTTCTTCAGGACGAATGAATTACCGCCAAATCAATCACAAAACGGTAGGTAAGTGCCTGCatcatgtttaaaataaaatagatttgcATTCAAGATAAGACTCGATATTAGCCAACATTGTTAATATTCTAATTAAACTCAATTATCAGtttgatgtataatttgtaacaaaaaatttGTACTACGAGTATTCTATTACCAATCCTTCCCAACATTTATTTCGCaaaatattgtacataattGAAACCTCAAGGCGATGCAAagattgattattattttcttcagcGTCTTGGTCTAAAATCAGCATAGGTTTATGTACTGAAATAATGTCATTAAAGTGTAAAGTTCTCATCATAACAAATTACTTAGCCAAAACCGAAATGTGTCTAGAGAGAGTACCTATAGCTGTACTTCATGTTGTTTGTCCGAGCTAGCGGTGGCAACAAAAACTCGACTTAGTCTAAAGTTCTCGTCGATATAACGTACCTTGCAGGAGTTATTTCGATTCTCTGCCGTCTCCGTCATCAGATGatctctaaaccttcactgttttgttgtaaaattttcCTAAATTTGCAAGTGTATTTGCTCACTCGATAGTTACCGCGGTCAGCTAGTTGTAGCGGATACCGtttcttattattaaaagaACTTTCCAAGTCACTTCAAATACCTTTTGATTACAGACATCCAAAAAAGATGATTTGACAATCACtgtttatttgttacaaaatgcTCTAATATAAGATCCAACTAAATTGCTCTAACTGtatgaaattaaatgtttataaatactataaaaatatattgttgatAACGTAGTTCCCACAAAATTATTCTCACGCCCACCAGTTTTACCATCGTCGAGGTAGAAGCAGATAACACAATGTTAACTAAACTGAAATGGTAAATTGAGATTTAGCTTTTGGGTAGTTGGTTtacccaaaaataataaatagtcagtagcaaaataacaaaaaacagaaAGATAAAATATGGGACACCAATACAGGAATACTACTATCAAAATTACTGGTAACGaactgtttctcgcggtttcaccagcatccCTTGGGAATTTCGTCCCGTTTCCAGACAAAATGTAGTTTTAGACCATtcaaaacaaagttgtttttgaAGTTGCTTCTTATTGTTGCaggttctgcgtgctgtgctacTGCGGCCATGAAACGGATTCAGAGAACGTCAAGCGGCGAAAATATAGTGGCCTTATCGATAACTAAgcatattttcgaaccgtttggggttgaaactctcgggTTGTGGGGTCCGATTGCCCACATCCTATTTAAAGATGGTgactggttgacgcttctcgtggcCAAAACGCAGAGGCTTCGGCAAACCAACGAGGTAAAGCCGCCAGCCTCTTGGTCACGCTTCTGGTCGGtccgatggggacgaatttttggGCGCTTTTTAGTTAAATAAGTGGTACGGTGTTCCTACAAATGTGTCCATGACCCTTTAGCTTGATAACAATGTCAGCTTCGGAACTGCCGTAACTTTCACTGGAATTGTAATCAAATTAACAtcttcatacaaaatatttgtcgaaaataaaaaaattgcctggCTTCCAACGTGAATcacttataaaaattaatagcCAAGCCAGTCGTTCTGATCAAATTACTAATTTATTCATAACCTGAAGATGATCAGCAAAAAATGTAACATGTCTCAAGGAACAAATCAATTTCAATGCTATGTTCATGTCtcttccttaaaaaaaaatcatgttcaAAAACACACCtaaatacctactatatttttttttgttggaattCTGGGTTTTAAAAATGACACTTTCTTTGATTGCTAAACAGGGTCcgggtttatttattaatcatatctaaaatattaaaagtgaaATGTTACGTTTATACTTTCTGAATTTTCGTTCCTTCATGAACTGCTCGGCTTGCTCCATACAGTTAGTATTGCCATAATAACCTAGTACGCTTCTGTCGTGTTGTTAACGTGATAAGGCGACGTAAACCACATCCTTTTAGATAAGTGGATTCGATTTAATGTTTTGCTTTTTAGAAATATGCTGCTTTTATTCAGCGTAGAAATAACGTTCTGTTTTTATAACTTACAAACTATGAAAAAATCTTAATGCTGACACTGACATCTGTCTGTTATCTATAAAGAATCGAAACTTGATTACTGGGAATACAAAGCTGATTACAACTACATACTTACAATCTAAAGGTGAGTACagactacaacatttacttGTATCAGAACAACGAGCCGCTCCATGATAATGTTCTTGTGTATCATCGTTTTACGAACTAAACGTCGAGCACGCTCGCCTCTTTGTTACTAACCAACGAGTATATTGGTATAACATTTCGTCGAGCATGTTGGTGTAACATTTCGTCGAGCCACGACGCTAAACGCAGCACACGCAACTTGTAAgcccaatatttaaaaaaagaatgaaCGCAAGGTACAACGATATGTTGGTAAATGCACACTCGCTGTGAGCATTTACCCGTAACATAACGCCGAGCATTCGCTAGAACGTTAAATTACTTGGAAATGCTTTGGAAACCGAGCTTTTGTCTGTATTGTACCACAAACGTTACATTACACAGAAATGCTCCagaaaatgttgtagtctatactcaccttAAAAGTCGTTGTTTCTTCTTCTGAAATCGAAAATTTGTAagttttaagtttagtttttttatacttctggaattttcattaaataacttCATGGGGCATTCATCCTCAGCTTGGTCGGTTTCGGTTGTACCTAATCctgttttgttattgtgaaCACGAATTGTTGAAGAGAACAACTGTTCCGTATTTCTCACCTCCGATACTAGTACAAGCTTTTTATGACCATGGCCAATAAATCACAGCATTGTTACTTGCTGactaatttacatatttacacagTGACAATGACCGTGGagacatttaattaattgattcatAAACCTTTTCATAGTCATAGAGCAAAAAGCACGCATTGACCcctgaataaaacaaaaagtacaCAATAAAGAAAAGGGTTACAACGTGTTCCcattaacatgtattttaatgTGAGGCGCGTTCGGGCAGTTGAGTCATTTGTTACAATCTTTTATTTTACTGCCACCCTTCCCAAAACGTTTTTGTTCCTTAATTTCTTTACTAATTTTGTTTTGGAACATATTGTTGCGTGTTTTGCTCTCGTAGCTTGAAGAAAATTGTCACTGAATTATTTTCCCAGCTACGTTGGGGTCAGTTTCCAGCCTTACTTGATATGGAATACatacaactgagtaccagtaGCGACTGTTCGTCTGATTTCTTCGAATTACCTGGGCATCCCTGTGGTACTGGAtatcagactttctagcttctaacTACCGTAAGTCTGATTGCTATAGGTTATgttcaaaggtttttttttatgtttttttttttattctaacagGAATCATAatgcttaaaaaatattgaaagtaatgtattattttctgaGAACTGTAGTAGCTATACCATGTCATcataacatttcaaaataatccAATTAAATCTTGTACACACATCCTTCTGATTTAGTATTTAACGCATTAACTTTACGAGGCATACATGAGCAAATTCCGAAATGATGTTCCATTAAAGCGGGCCACTGCAAACCAGCGCCCGTGGACGGTCGTAAACCGGCAAAGAAGCCGTCAAACGTTGTTTATGCGAGCAATTCCGGTCAATGCTTTGTCTTTCGCCGCGCGGCCTTCGGACGACACCCTAATAAAAGGCGTGGCAAAAAGTGCCCTAATGGGTCCTGATCCTAtttcaaagtaataaaatgcaacaaaatTAGCCTTTGTTAAATTTAGAACTGTAAACGCGTAAACTGCAGACATAGTTACTGACGGGGCCGGACGACTGCGACCGGCTCCGCTTTTATGCCGACTATTGTTTTATGGGCGTGTAACTTtcaactattattattttataatgaggGTGCAACGGTACCTTTTAGCAATTGTTTTCTTTCTGGATACCTGCCAACAGTGCCAACACGTAACAGCGTTGAATGCACGAATGTTACTTATTGAACAaactttcacttttattttgttttcgtttcgttgttaatatttttaaaatgttttccttaaaTTGTTATTCAACGCTTTTagggaaaataaatatatgtacctataggtactttatCAATAATGTTACGTTTCTCCATGTAAGTGTGATGGTGTGCATGTAGGTCTGCGTGAGTCATAGCTCGGTCGAGTTGAATACTAATGTCTAGTACGATTAGATGGCACAACCGGTTCTCGTAGTTCCGTTTACGTCGACATCTTGCCGTCATCGATTGTTCGATATGACGTGACGACCTCGGGGAGTTCCTTggattttttgttcaaatactAATATATTACATCAAACAAGTAGGCAGTAGCTAGAAATGTgactcaaaatctatttattatatCCAATGTCCCAATAACTTGTTTTATGATCCGCATTGAGATGAATACATTATTGCTACTATATATTGCATAGTAAGATCTGACTAATGGTCTGTTCGTttatcatattttctttttcttaaaattaataacggGAAAGGcctattgttttactattaatttttgtatatttttttatgtaaaattcaaattttctaGTAAACATTCGtactttttacatattttttcaggttATTTGACTCTTATCTCACATCGCTTAcgatatcaaaattaaaactttaaaacagcTTAAAGTTATTAATATGAAGCTATAATTAAATTTAGGCTACCGAACACATGAAAAAATAAAGGCTTTATCGGCGCAAGCAGTGCCGTGGGATAATTTAGTTTTGCTTTAAGGAAAAAGG belongs to Helicoverpa armigera isolate CAAS_96S chromosome 6, ASM3070526v1, whole genome shotgun sequence and includes:
- the LOC110375474 gene encoding protein big brother; amino-acid sequence: MHAMSDPAALAGMLPFDSIGLYEQPKPRFIFKMPRVVPDQKAKFESDDLFKRLSRESEVRYTGYRDRPPEERQMRFQSGCREGHTEIAFTATGTNLQLVFDHSPYNNRGCDFQKESGKAHIVSRFIMNGVCVRWRGWIDLERLDGVGCLELDEERAAIEDAALRDQIERYNQRLRDFEDKQRAYREHGEELRAHSHVHQRCHQPRQAPHAAHPSHPHPPHPVHIKPHSQGALIS